The genomic DNA CTTTTAAACATATCTTCCTACCTTTCTGAGCTACAAACTTATTTCCTTGTATTATGCAGTTTTTCCTTCTCATTATATCATGCTGTGCACTGTTATGTCGAGGTATATGGTATATAAATCCAAATGGCCCTCCTAGTATTATCTAGACCAAataccaaaagtaaaaaaaatttcttacaaTTTCTCTGTGAACTGTCTATGAAGAAAACaagtaagaatttattttatttttaataagcctCATCTTTCCACAGATTGCATGCTATCACCTGGCTAGGATTTTTTCAGGGTTTCTCTTAGATGACCAGGACATGATGGGCCTTAGAGccattaattaaaaattagaatttaggGCTATCTCTGGTATACCCATTGTATCTCAGGGACCAAAATGATTTAACATCTAtcattgtggatttgtctatttcttcctgaagttctatcagtttttgcttccttTATAGTAATTCCTACTTAACGTCAtagataggttcttggaaactgcaactttaagtgaAACGATGTACAGCGGGTCCTCAACATCCTTTTGTTCAACTTCATTTCattataacaatgaaaaaaaaattgattttattgtacatcattttgcttaaagtcacagtttctgAGAACCTATTGACAACATTAAGTGAGGACTAACtgtattttgaaactctgttgCTAGGTACATAAACATTTAGAATTATTATTGTTTCTTAATGAATTGACTCCTTAGTAGTTATGAAATGACCTTCTTTATTCTTGGTGATATTCTTTGGTCTGAAGTcgattttgtctgatattaatgtaGCCACTTcacagacacacaacaaaaaaagaaaatttcaggccaatatccctgataacatcgatgcgaaaatcctcaataaaatactggcaaaccaaatccagcagcacatcaaaaagcttatgcaccacGATCacgttggcttcatccctgggatgcaaggctggttcaacatacgcaaatcaataaacgtaatccatcatgtaaacagaaccaatgacaaaaaccacatgattatctcaatagatgcagaaaaggccatcGATAAAATTCAAAACTGCTTCATagtaaaatctctcaataaactaagtattgatggaatgtatctcaaaataataagaactatttatgacaaacccatattttgcccatactgaatgggcaagagctggaagcattccctttgaaaactggcacaagacaaggatgccctctctcaccactcctattcaacatagtattggaagttctggccagggaaatcaggcaagagaaagcaataaggagtattcaaataggaagagagcaagtcaaattatctctttttgcagatgacatgattgtatatttagaaaaccctgttgtctcagcccaaaacctccttatgctgataagcaacttcagcaaagcctcaggatacaaaatcaatgtgcaaaaatcacaagcattcctatacaccagtaatagacaaacagagagccaaatcatgagtgaactcccattcacaattgctatgaagacaataaaatacttaggaatccaacttacaagggatgtgaaggacctcttcaaggagaactagaaaccactgctcaagggaataagagaggacacaaacaaatggaaaaatgttccatgctcatggataggaagaatcaatatcatgaaaatggccatactgcccaaagtaatttatagattcaatgctatccccatcaagctaccattgactttcttcatggaattggaaaaaactaccttaaagttcatatggaatcaaaaaagagctcgcatagccaagacaatcctaagcaaaaagaacaaagctggaggcatcacactacctgacttcaaactatactacaaggctacagtaaccaaaacagatatatagaccaatggaacagaacagaggcctcagaaatagcaccacacatctacaaccatctgatccttgacaaacctgacaaaaacaagaaatggggaaaggattccctatttaataaatggtgttgggaaaactggctagccatatgcagaaaactgaaactggaacccttccttacaccttatacaaaaattaactcaagatggatgaaagacttaaactaagacctaaaaccataaaaaccctagaagaaaacctaggcaataccattcaggacataggcatgggcaaggacttcatgtctataacaccaaaagcaatggtaacaaaagccaaaattgacagatgggatctaattaaactgaagagcttctgcacagcaaaagaaactatcatcagagtgaacaggcaacctacagaatgggagaaaatttttgcaatctctccatctgacaaaggactaatatccagaatctacaaagaacttaaacaaatttacaagaaaaaaacaatcccatcaaaaagtaggtgaaggatgtgaatagacacttctcaaaagaagacatttatgcaaccaacaaatatatggaaaaaagctcattatcactggtcattagagaaatgcaatcaaaaccacaatgagataccatctcacgccagttagaatggcgatcataaaaagtcaggaaacaacagatgctggagaggatgtggagaaataggaacgtttttacactgttgatgggagtgtaaagggagttcaaccattgtggaagacagtgtggcgattcctcaaagatctagaaccagaaataccatttgacccagcactcctattactgggtgtatacccaaaggattataaatcattctactataaatacacatgcgcatgtatgtttattgtggcactattcacaatagcaaagacttggaaccaacccaaatgcccatcagtgatagactggataaagaaaatgtggcacatatacaccatggaatactatgcagccgtaacaaaagatgaggtcatgtcctttgcagggacatggatgaagctgcaaaccatccttctcagcagactaacacaggaacagaaaaccaaacactgcaggttctcactcataagtgggagttgaacaatgagaatacatggagactaggaggggaacatcacacactggggcctgtcagtgggtgggggactaggggagggatagcattaggcgaAATACCTAATGTCAATGacaggttgatggatgcagcaaaccaccatggcacgtgtatacctatgtaacaaacctgcatgttttgcacTTTTTATtcctgaacttaaagtataataaaaaatatagccACTTCAGCTTTCTTTCGCTTAAAGTTGCATCGTATATCTCTTTTCATCCTTTACACTTAATCTATTTGCGTCTTTAcgtttaaaatgtgtttcttataggAAGTACTAGCtgagtcttgctttttttatccagtctgataatctttgccttttaaattaaggtgtttagggccaggcacagtggctctcaatgcctataatcccaacacttggggagtcCAAgccaggtggattacttgaggatgggtgtttgagaacagcttgaccaacatggagacacctcgtctcaactaaaaatacaaaaattagcctggcgttgTGGTgtatgcgtgtaatcccagctactcaggaggctgaggcacaagaatcgctttaaccctggaggcagaggttgcagtaagccaatattgcaccactgcactccagcctgggtgacagaacgagactctctcaaaaactaaaaataaataaataaataaataaataaatgaataaataaataaatgtgtttaaacCATTTACTTTTAATATGATTATTGATAAAGCTAGGTATAATCATGTCattatttgctttctatttgttaaatcttttttttgttctcttttcctccctttctacCTGCTTTTGGATTGAGTATTTTTATGATtctcttttatctcttttgttgTCTTATTAGCtataactttttattgttattttagtggTTTAAGGTTTATAGTATACATCTCTGACTTATCACAGTCTGCCTTCAAGTGATATACCAAGAACCTTACAGTATACTTCACCTTCTCCCTCTTGGTCTTTACGATATTGTTGTcgtacattttacttatttatatgttATACACCCCACACATTTTACTTAATATGTTATACACCCCATagtaaattactattattttggtTTAAATAGTCAAATACCCTTCAAAGAAGGTATCATGTTTGGtttattcattcctttgtgtGAATCTGTATTTCCATCTGGACCAGTGGTTTAATCATGGCCCAgtgcagcctgaacctcctggcccaagtgatcctcaTCCTCACACTTTGGCCTTGCAAGTATCtgcaccgcacctggctaattttttattttttgtagaaatgaggatctcactatgttgcccaggctgtagtgcagtggcacgatcttggctcactgcaacctctgcctcccgagttcaaacgattcccttgcctcagcctctcgagtagctgggactacaggtgcctgccaccatgcctggctaattttgtatttttagtagagatggggtttcaccatgttgtccaggctggtcttgaactcctgacctcaagtgatccatctggctcagtctcccaaagtgctgagattaaatgcgtaagccactgtgcccagccagaatctTCCTGttatagcctcccaaagtgctggggattatagatgtgagccaccacacctggctaaggtTTCTTTTAATGCAGGTTGGCTGGTGATGTCTTCTTCCAGCTTTTGTGtatctgaaaaagtctttattttgcctttatttttgaaagGTGTTTTTGCTGCATATAGGATTCTgagttaatgattttttttcttcactactGTAAAGACGTTGCTGCACTATCTTCTTTTGTTTCCAGTGAGAAATCTAATATCATCCTTGTCTGTGTCCCCTCTTCAAAGAGTTAATTATGTATAGAATATAGGATATTATTACTAATAACAAGAGTATTGTTGATAATACCTTATATTAGTTAACTCTATAGTATGTAAAACATTTCAGCATTCATTCTAACTTGATTTTCATAGGCAGAATaagatttatcttttaaaattagtaaaaaagGATTAGAAAGATTGTGACATACTTCacatcttttttaaattattatttatttatttatttatttttagacggagtcttgctctttcacccaggccagagtgcagtggcgcgatctcggctcactgcaagctccgcctcccgggttcataccattctcctgcctcagcctcccgagtagctgggactacaggcgcccgccacgacgcccggctaattttttgtatttttagtagagaccgggtttcaccgtgttagccaggatggtctcgatctcctgacctcgtgatctgcccgcctcggcctcccaaagtgctgggattacaggcgtgagccaccgcgcccggccccgtaCTTCACATCTTAAGACAGTAATGATAACGTTTGTTACCGTTATAGACATTTCTCTGGTTCCTTAGACcgtatgtttattttttagatgaagatAAAACGTTACCTGCAGGATCGGGATGTACAATAGCGGATCACGTAATTGCAGGAAATGTAGAAGAATTTCGTAAAGATTTCATTTCTAGAATATGGCTGACCTACAGGGAAGAATTCCCACAAATAGAAGGCTCAGCTTTGACAACAGACTGTGGGTGGGGCTGCACATTGAGAACTGGCCAGATGCTCTTGGCTCAAGGACTCATACTACACTTTCTTGGTAGAGGTAaatcaaatttctgtttttttgtttttgtttttgtcatcgatatttttccatttgaattCCAGCTTACAAACTGCATGAAATTCCCTGAGGTTAATTTCTTGACTGTGAGATTTTCTAAGGAGTTGTAACTAATTTGGTGTATTGCATTTTTTTTGAACTGGGTCAGATATGACTTATATGTAAACTTTCCTGATTCCCTTTTCAAAAATGCAGGTTAAATATAGCTGTTATTCTTGGTCACCATTATGAGTTAAGTTAGTTCAATTTTTAGTACCCTTTGGATtttattgttgttactgtttctttccttttggttGAAATCTGGATTATCTCCAGTTTAGTTAAGTCCTGGGCAGGTTAATAACAGTGACTTTGGGGagatatgtaatattttttaaattttaagagacTTTACtctggtttgtttattttctccctGCATGTCAATAAtagtttaaaagtatttttatctttattagtgTGATTATACTCTATTAAATCGATTAGACATactctttcaaattaaaaaaatttttttagcaatagggtctcactctgttgctcaggctagagtgcagtgatgtaatcatagctcattgcaacttcgaactcctggactcaagctattctcctgcctcagcttcctgagtagctgggaccacaggtgcatgccaccatggttagctaatttttaaatttttttgtagatatgtggtctcactatgttgcccaggctggtcttgaactcctaggatcaagtgatgctcccaccttgccctcccaaaatattgggattacaggtgtgagccactgtgcctggcactagACATATTCCTAATAAGGTAATCATGCAGTTTTAGACCCTAAAAAATGTCATTGATACTTaacttacatatatatgtttttcctAATGTGCCACctttgtgttagtccatttttaaTAATGTGTACATTTGTAGGAATATTTTAGTTTACAATTTTAGGATATcatatttgattattaaatattgtCAGATTTTTATAAGTGTTAAGACAGTATCCCTACAATGCATGGCATATATTTggtaacttttttgtagagattattGATGAGATTATTTAGACAGAATGTTTATTGAAGAATGGTGTTGAAAatgtaaggaaaataatttttaaactggtTTTCTGGGGTGATTTATTTATAGTCTTGTGCAGTCATGGGCAAGGATTGGAATATTTTTCAGTCCTCACTAGATCTCTGAATCTATGACTTATTTTGTTAACTTAAAATTACATGCATGTTTGGGGATTGTCTTGTTCTTCAGAACAGTGACATAATGGATAGATTTGATTTTTCAAGGTCTTTGatcttttatgatttcatttattaacTATTAGAGAATTGTTATTACTCTGTTAATAATGATTAAGTTATTCTGAAGAAACGTAcaggaaaatactttgaaaaaaatttaaaacttccatGGTCAGACTTCtattttaacatataatcaaAACATCCACTTTCTGAAGATATCTTCTTATGAGTATCATAAATGTTAGTAAATATGTTTATTGTGCCTTTGGGTAGTCAAGACTGGATGTTTGATAAGCAGTCTGATAATGAAATACAAAAGTCTTTATCTCAGCACtgtcaaagaacagaaaaaagaccaTCTGGGATTGTCCTTTTTTACCCAAcgttactattttttctttcttttgtcttgtatttttgtaatttttttcttgattatatgaaattttggaaactacagaAAAGTACAGAGAATAATACCATTAAGGTATAAACATCATTGATATTTTGGCATATTATTGTCTTGTACGTTTGTTTTTTAAgcagttttattgagatacaacCTATATACCATAAATTCACTCATTTCAAGTGAATAATTCAGTGGTTCTTAGCATAGTTATAGAGTTCCACAATCATCACCataaatctaattttagaacatttttatcatccctTGAAGAAGCCTTGTACTCATTAGCAGCCACTCCCAGTACCTCTCCATaagcaaccattaatctactttttgtttccatGTATTTACCTATTTTTGAATTTACTATCTTAGTAACCCAAATGACCTTAAATGctacatatttattttagtagaatTGTTAAAGTATCTATTTAAAAGATCTGAACACTTTGCTTTGGAACTACTATAGCTTGGACCTGGCCTGATGCTTTGAATATTGAAAATTCAGACTCTGAATCATGGACTTCCCACACTGTCAAAAAATTTACTGCATCATTTGAGGCATCACTTTCAGGGGAAAGAGAACTCAAAACCCCAACAATTTCTCTGAAGGAAACAATTGGGAAATATTCTGATGATCATGAAATGCGAAATGAAGTTTATCATAGGAAAATCATCTCTTGGTTTGGTGATTCCCCCTTGGCTCCTTTTGGCTTACATCAACTAATAGAATATGGAAAGAAGTCTGGGAAAAAAGCAGGAGATTGGTATGGACCAGCTGTGGTTGCTCACATTTTAaggtaaaattgttttaaaatctttcttcttgTGACAAAGGTCCTCAGGATCAAGAGATACTGATTTTtgcaatgtgtatatataattggAACTTTAAAAGTCTAACTGTATGAGAATGTTCATAAAGACGCTTTCATTTGCCAGCAGGGAAAAAAGAAGATGTATTGCGACTCTagttacatttaatttatttactgacaaatttttcttctctttctcttaggTATAGACATCCCAGGTCTCTTTCTAACCAGGTTTTCATTAGAATACCTTATTGAAATGCTCTAAACACTAACATCTCTTTCAACCTTGGAACATGCATAacattatagttttttttaatagtgtaACCTGGGGGCTGTAATGTACTGATAGTGTAATGAAATGTCAAGAGCTAAAATTGATGTTTTCAGCATTTCTTTGCACACATCAAATTCTTGTGAATTGTAAATGTATGGCACTATTAATATTGTAATTATATCATGGTAAAAGTAAAGGATCTGTGACATTCAGGATAGTTAGAAAAAAGTTGAAAGTCAAATTTCACTTTACTTCAGCTTTTTATGTACCATTTATTTTGataccaagtttttaaaaaaattatcttatttgtgtgtgtatccCGTTTTTGTTATAAACTAAATCattaatatttcatataagtATAGCATGTTGTGATTTAAATTTACTCCActtaaaatcatatataaattTGAAGTCATTACAAAGCATTTTTTTGCATATTAACATGCTTCTATATTTTATAGGCCAGATGCTTACAATTGGAAAGTATTTGCCTAATGTTATTAATTTGATTGTTAATAATATATCAATTCCAACTTGGTATGACATTTATAAAAGCATAATCATAAAAGCATAGTCTCTACCCTTCAAGATGTTCTCTACTCCGGGGGACAGCAAACTTTCTGTGAAGTgacaatagtaaatattttaggcttcacAGGTCTTGTAAAGGTTTCTGTTGACCgtctttcctctccctccagtCCCTTAAAACTGtcaaaaaccattcttagcttgcagATGGTACAAAAACAGGGCACAGGTTGTATTCAGCTTATGGGCATAGTTTGCCAGTCTTTCTTCTACACTAACACATGGGAACATGAATAATAGGGCATTTtcaattaaataattacatatatagttaaataaaattatatttccacAATTTGCATAATCACCGTTTACAgatgttgtgattttttttcacatcatGTACACCATTGAGAACATTATACTTAGgaatattgtttaatttacaGTTTTACTTATATAATTTCAATACTTGAAATTAGGAAATTCATTTGTTCAGGTCTTATAGGTTtttgaatgaaggaaaaaagtcatGCTGTTGTTTAAAGAACGAACAGTTTCTTAAGTGTGCCAGAGGACAGACACAGTAATTGACTCCCAGTCAGTAATCTAAGTTAATTTGCAGCAAATCTTGCAGCATATTCATACCACTGGTAAGGTGAGTGGTTGAGAGAAATCCTTCTTTTTGGAGGGAAGGGAGTAGAGCTTTATacccaataattttttaaatgtattttgtaatttgtgttttaatgttctttgagtaatttaatattcaactttgaaaattttaatctGATGTCTGATACCATTCAGATAATAGTTTTTGACAGCAGATACTATGAGTTAAATAGGAAAGTCACAAAACTGCTggcattttttccttcttaaattaaATCTTTAGTTGCCAATAGAAAATGTTCGCATTTTGAAAGATATTGCTTGTTATTTTCTCAGAAAAGCAGTTGAAGAAGCAAGACACCCTGATTTACAAGGAATAACGATTTATGTTGCACAAGATTGTACAGGTAAGGAATGTATATAATTCTaatctttatttgttttatttggtcATACTTTTTATATGTGTTTAGCTTATCCCAGTAATACTGTAAATAATTATGAAGGTAGGCACCATGTCTTATACATTTTTGTTCCTAAAtgtaagcacttaataaaaatattttttgattgaaTACATATTATGAATTTTTAGTTGCGATATTAAGTTCTCAAAGAATTTCAGCATTTCAAATAACTACTTTAAAAGAGATAGGCAGGAAAATTTAACATAGGTATATACTTGGGCTGCATGTATGCTGGGTACTATTTCATTGGTGGATGTgtttcaaggaaagaaaattcttAGTGTATCTTATGAGGAATTGAATATATTTCTCACTAATACTTCAGTAAATCATCTACTAATGATGCAGCTATTGTCCAGATTcgctttattttattgttttgggtcTTCTTTTTGATGATCACtctatacaggttgagtattttTTATCCAAAATGTTTGAGACCACAAGTGTTTccgattttgtatttttgggacCTTTCAATATTTGCAtttacataatgagatatcttggggatgggactgAAGTcgaaacatgaaattcatttatgttttgtatactccttatacacatagcctgaaggaaATTTCATacactatttttaataattttgtgcatgagaCCAAGTTTTGACCATGTTTTGATTGCAACCCATCACATGCAGTCACATGTAGAATTTTTCACTTGTGAAAAATGCTGTGCTctaaaagttttagattttggattaggaatgctcaacctgTAGTAATTTTGAAACTTTGTTGCGGATAAAATAGACACctcaattcttaaaaaaataaaaatggcttagCCACCTCATGCTGTTAAGTGTTTTTCTTACAGGAATACTGTTACAATGATAAAATATGTTAATGTTTTAGAAAAGTTAAGTATACTTTAATCATGTTTTAATACAAGGGTATCTATAAAATGCTTAAGGTTACACTGATAACCACCTAGTGTTTGTAGTATGTAATAATAGTTACCAAAtattcatgtgtttttgtttggcCTTGTAAAGAAAGACCAATATCCATAATTATAgccatataaaaagaaaaggtcTAAATTTTCAGATAAGTATATGAGTTTTGCAGGTACTATGTTTGTTTTTCAAGTAGGAAGTCTTGAAAAACATTTGCTGTGTTAAATAGTTCTAATTAAGCCTAAGGATGTACCTAAACAAGTaatcattaaataaatgcatgaatttacCTTTTGTGCTTTTATTGACACAGTCAGCCTAGATATTTGTTACATATAATTAATTAAGCAAACATTACAGTGTTCCTTGTTATAGAAATGGTTTGTGTAATTTGAAgtagttcttaaaatttttatcattcaTGTTTAAGACTCCTAAAGGGAGAActtgtatttgt from Nomascus leucogenys isolate Asia chromosome 5, Asia_NLE_v1, whole genome shotgun sequence includes the following:
- the ATG4C gene encoding cysteine protease ATG4C isoform X2 — its product is MEATGTDEVDKLKTKFISAWNNMKYSWVLKTKTYFSRNSPVLLLGKCYHFKYEDEDKTLPAGSGCTIADHVIAGNVEEFRKDFISRIWLTYREEFPQIEGSALTTDCGWGCTLRTGQMLLAQGLILHFLGRAWTWPDALNIENSDSESWTSHTVKKFTASFEASLSGERELKTPTISLKETIGKYSDDHEMRNEVYHRKIISWFGDSPLAPFGLHQLIEYGKKSGKKAGDWYGPAVVAHILRKAVEEARHPDLQGITIYVAQDCTVYNSDVIDKQSASMTSDNADDKAVIILVPVRLGGERTNTDYLEFVKGILSLEYCVGIIGGKPKQSYYFAGFQDDSLIYMDPHYCQSFVDVSIKDFPLETFHCPSPKKMSFRKMDPSCTIGFYCRNVQDFERASEEITKNQIMIKAAIINIHVQDFMWT